Proteins found in one Thermaerobacter subterraneus DSM 13965 genomic segment:
- a CDS encoding enoyl-CoA hydratase/isomerase family protein, which produces MTFMAEGHGRYTTILAEREGGVLTLTLNRPEVLNAFNRTMTSELLDALRRAERDPGVRCVVITGAGRAFSAGEDLKSRQEGGEKSFIASLRERYNPLIWKIRTMEKPVLAAVNGVAAGAGLGLALACDLRLASEQARFGQVFVKVGLAPDSGTSLFLLQLVGPARAAEMAFFGDLVPAGEALRMGLVNRVVPHEELAEATRQWAQRLAAGATRAIGLAKRAFNFAAGARLAEVLEYEAYLQEIAGHTADHAEGVQAFLEKREPRFQGR; this is translated from the coding sequence ATGACGTTCATGGCCGAAGGCCACGGCCGCTACACCACCATCCTGGCCGAGCGGGAGGGCGGCGTCCTCACCCTTACCCTCAACCGGCCCGAGGTGCTCAACGCCTTCAACCGGACCATGACCTCCGAGCTGCTGGACGCCTTGCGCCGGGCGGAGCGGGACCCCGGGGTGCGCTGCGTGGTGATCACCGGCGCAGGGCGCGCCTTTTCCGCCGGGGAAGACCTGAAGAGCCGGCAGGAGGGCGGCGAGAAGTCCTTCATCGCATCCCTGCGCGAGCGGTACAACCCCCTGATCTGGAAGATCCGGACCATGGAGAAGCCCGTCCTGGCGGCCGTCAACGGCGTGGCGGCGGGGGCCGGCCTGGGGCTGGCCCTGGCCTGCGATCTGCGCCTGGCCTCGGAGCAGGCCCGCTTCGGGCAGGTGTTCGTCAAGGTCGGCCTGGCGCCCGATTCGGGCACCAGCCTGTTCCTCCTGCAGCTGGTGGGGCCGGCCCGGGCGGCGGAAATGGCCTTCTTCGGCGACCTGGTCCCTGCCGGGGAGGCGTTGCGGATGGGGCTGGTCAACCGCGTGGTGCCCCATGAGGAACTGGCCGAAGCCACGCGCCAGTGGGCCCAGCGGCTGGCCGCCGGCGCCACCCGGGCCATCGGCCTGGCCAAGCGGGCCTTCAACTTTGCCGCGGGAGCCCGCCTGGCGGAGGTGCTGGAATACGAGGCGTACCTGCAGGAGATCGCCGGCCACACCGCCGACCACGCCGAAGGAGTGCAGGCGTTCCTGGAGAAGCGCGAGCCCCGCTTCCAGGGGCGCTGA